A segment of the Candidatus Bathyarchaeia archaeon genome:
CGGATGAAGATTTGAGGAACGTGGATGAGAAATCATTACCAACCTTCACGATTTTGATCCCGCTTTATAAGGAAGCTAAGATGTTGCCGAACATAATAAGGAACGTGCGAAGGATGGATTATCCACCGGATAAGCTGGACGTAAAGATCTTGGTAGAGGAGAGGGATTCCGAAACATTGGAGGAGGCGAAGAGGTTGGGCCTTCTGGGAAATGGGGGTCAAACGAAGATAATCCTTCCTTTCACATCGAACGAGCGCTCCGGCGGAATGGCGATTGGAAGGCCGACACCGTCCATGAAGGTGGTGGATGGCGACGGCATGATCGTCGGGGAAGTCGCCGATTTCATATCGAGCGATTGGCTCCCGGAGCCGATACTGATCGTGAGGGATGGATCGGGGCGCCAAGTGGAGATCCCGTATGGCTTCGTCAAAGCGATTCGGGACGTCGTATTGCTCAGGGAGGGCTTCGATCGGTTGCTGAGCTTGAATAGGGAGTTGCTGAAGATCTTCAATCTGATAATCGTTCCGAAGGCTGATATAATGACGAAGCCGAGGGCTTGCAATTATGGATTGTTGAGGGCGATTGGGGAATATTGCGTGATATTCGATGCGGAAGATAACCCGGAGCCGGATCAATTGAAGAAGGCGGCCATAGCGTTCCAACGCACCGGAGCCGATATCGTTTGTTTGCAATCCCACCTGAACTTCTACAATCCCGGGGAGAATTTGTTGACTAGGTTCTTCTCGTTGGAATACTCGTTTTGGTTCGATCATTATCTGGAGGGATTGGATATGGTCGATGCCCCGCTCCCGCTCGGCGGGACGAGCAATCACTTCAGGACAAAAAAATTGAGGGAGCTGGGAGGGTGGGATCCCTATAATATGACCGAGGACGCCGACCTAGGGGTTAGGATAGCGAGGAGGGGGATGAGGACAGCGATGCTCAACTCGTATACGTTCGAGGAAGCCAACAGCAAGCTCTGGAATTGGATCCGCCAGAGATCGAGGTGGAATAAGGGCTACATCCAAACTTACTTGGTGCATATGAGGCATCCCCGCCAGCTGATAAGGGAACTGGGTTGGAGGAGGTTCCTCCTCTTCCAGCTGACCTTCGGCGGGAACATATTCCTTCCGTTGGTAAACCCGATCCTTTGGACGGTTACGATATTGGAGCTATTATCGCCGGGAATCTTCAAATTCCTTTTCTTCTATCCGATAGTATATATTTGCATGTTCAACCTATTCATTGGGAACTTGGTCTACATCTTGCTTCACCTCGGTCCAATAATAATAAGGAAAAACTATACATCGATACCGCTGGCCCTCGCGATCCCCGCGTATTGGGTTTTGATAAGCGTTGGGGCTTGGAGGGGCGCCATACAATTGATCACCAAGCCCTTTTATTGGGAGAAGACGGATCATGGGTTGCAACGGACCCTTCCCCGGAGGGGGGACCATGAGGGAAAAAATTGAGGAGATACTCGATATACTGCCCATTGGAATCTTGCTGATAGATCCGGGGTCGAGAAGGATCGAATACGCAAACCCCGCCGCCTTAGAAATGATGGAGGCTCCCTTGGGGGAGGTCCTCGGATCCATATGCCATAAGTTCATCTGCCCGGCCGAGGAAGGTAGATGCCCAATATTGGATCTCGGCCATAAAGTCGATGGCTCGGAGAAGGTCTTATTGAGGAGGGACGGTAGCGCCCTGCCCATCCTAAAGTCGGTTTTCCGGAAGAACCTCGGGGGGAAGGATTATTTGATAGAGAGCTTCATGGACATATCCGCCATCAAAAATATGAGGGATGCTCTTTCCAGATCCGAGCGCTTTTTGAGATCTATAATCGACAACCTACCGGACCCAGTCTTCGTCAAGGATAGGGAATTCAGATATGTAATGGTCAACAAGGCCTATGCGAATTATCTCGGCAGGACCGAGGATGAGATCTTGGGGAGGACCGATTACGAGCTTTACCCAAAGGAGCAGGCCGACTTCTTCAGGGAATGGGACAGGAAGGTGGTCGATGGAGGTTCGGCGGTGGATATACCGGAAGAAGTTTCCACCGACGCGAGCGGAGCCGTTCATACGCTGCGGGTAAGGAAGGCTCCGCTGAAGGATGAGGAAGGAAGGGTGACCCATATAATAGGCATCACCGTTGATATAACGACGCGCAAACAGATCGAGGAGGATCTTCGCAAAAGTGGCGAGGAGATATTCGCCATCCAAGAAGCCACTTTGGGGATAATAGATAAGTTGGATCTGAGCGAGCTCCTCGGGGCCATCTTGGAGCGTGCTACATCGCTAACGGGGGCACCCGATGGATTCATTTACATACTGCAGCCCGGTGGAGAGGAGGCGGTCATGGCAGCCGGCATAGGCAAATTCTTGGAATATAAAAACTTCAAGCTGAAGCGCGGTCAAGGGCTATCCGGCTTGACCATGGAAACTGGTAAGACGCAAGTGGTCAACGATTATCAATCCTTCTCGAATAGGATCCCGGGCTTCGAATGGATCCGAGCGATCGTTTGCACTCCCCTCAGATCTGGCCAAGAGGTGATCGGCGTGATTGGCCTATCCCATTCGGAGGAGGGCAAGGTTTTCGATCAGAGAGCGATTCAATTAGTGGAGCGCTTAGGCCAGATAGCTTCGATAGCCTTGGAGAACGCTAGGCTCATCTTCAAGTTGCGCGAGGAGGTTCTAAGGCGCAGGGATGCTGAGGAGGCCCTAAGGCGCCACTTGGAGGATTTGGAGAGGTTGCTTGAGGAGAGGACGGAGGAGTTGCGGAAGGTAGAGGAAATAGCGGCCATAGGGAGGGTCGCCGCCATGGTCGGTCACGATTTGAGAAATCCGCTACAAGTTCTGGTGAACCTGATATATATCATGGAGGAAACGATGGCCATGAACGAGGAGTTCGCGAGGCTCTCCAAGAGGCTCAAAATAGACCTGCTCTTGGGCAACATGAAGAGGCAGATAGAATATATGAATAAGATAGTTTCGGACCTACAGGATTATGCTAGGCCCATAAAGCCGGAGCTCGTTGAGACGGATCTTAGGGAATTCGCTGAGGACATCCTCTCCTCCCTATCGATTCCGGAGAAGGTGAAGGTGATTATCGATGTTGAGAGAGGATTCAAATTGATGATTGACCCGGGGCTGATGAAGAGGGTTTTCCTAAATATGATAACCAATGCGATCCAAGCCATGCCGGATGGGGGATCCCTAAAGATCAGCGCGTCGATGGATGATGGGATGGCCTCAATTAGCTTCGAGGATACTGGCGTTGGGATACCGAGGGAGAACTTGGATAAGCTCTTCAAGCCGCTCTTCACCACCAAAGCCAAGGGGCAAGGTTTCGGATTGGCCGTTTGTAAGCGAATCGTCGAGGCCCATGGTGGCACTATTGGCGTCGAGAGCGAGTTAGGGAAAGGTTCTAAATTCACGATCAAGATACCGATCATGGAGAGGTGAGCTCGCTTGGAGAGGGGGAGGAGGATACTGGTCGTGGACGATGACGAAGCGATCCTCGAAAGCTTGAAGACAATATTGGAATTGAAGGGATATATTGTCGATACGGCCAAGACCGGCCATGAGGCCATAGAAAAATCCAAGGCGAATTTCTACAATCTCGCGCTATTGGACATAAAGCTACCCGATATGGAGGGGACCGATCTATTGATAAAGCTGCATGGTAGCGAGCCGAAGATGATGAAGATAATGCTGACGGGCTTCCCAAGCTTGGAGAACGCCGTCAAGGCCCTAAACCTTGGGGCCGATGCATACCTCATGAAACCAATCAATCCGAAGGAGTTGCTGAAGGTCATTGAGGAGAAACTGAGGGAGCAATGGGAGGCGGAAGTGATGAGTGAGGAGAAGGTTAGGGAATGGATCGAAACCAGGCTGAAAAAGCTACATGGAACGACTTAGGCCGATGCGGGTTCATCGGCGGGCAAACCAATTGCTTTATTAACGATCCGACCGACACGCGAAATTCAATAAGGTTCTCGAAACATCTGAAGGAAGCGCTCTCCTTCGAGGAGGGGATGATCCACAGGATAAATGATGTGCTGGCCCTATTCTTGGAGAAAAGCGATTTGCCCCAAGAGGTCGTGGAGAGCATAAAGAGCTCTCTCAAAATATTGAGTGATGAGTCGCTGGAGCATAAATCTATTGTGGAAGGGATCCTAAAGGAGTTGGAAGGCAATGATCGGAAAGGACATCATTCGTGAAAAGATTGTAGACCTATTGATTTTGGAGGGGAGGGCATTCGATATATACAAGGCCTCATCGAGGTTTCCGGAATCGGTCA
Coding sequences within it:
- a CDS encoding glycosyltransferase family 2 protein, yielding MNKDRLIELLRARGIRDTSAFEDPEIRKEDIIPLLRRKKLEVGEEFFRDLANELGFPFIRREELKGSCDLAAIMPYSLLKENLILPLEISPERAKFAVANPLNGKLFSLLEAILGRRVEICVASIEAIEEAIDKGYEGIHKYRALNELYYRKPDESAFRVLYPWQRLFIMGLLAIFAILFIVNYPASFILLFSIINIIYFSINPVKFYISFKGFLKSRRTIFVSDEDLRNVDEKSLPTFTILIPLYKEAKMLPNIIRNVRRMDYPPDKLDVKILVEERDSETLEEAKRLGLLGNGGQTKIILPFTSNERSGGMAIGRPTPSMKVVDGDGMIVGEVADFISSDWLPEPILIVRDGSGRQVEIPYGFVKAIRDVVLLREGFDRLLSLNRELLKIFNLIIVPKADIMTKPRACNYGLLRAIGEYCVIFDAEDNPEPDQLKKAAIAFQRTGADIVCLQSHLNFYNPGENLLTRFFSLEYSFWFDHYLEGLDMVDAPLPLGGTSNHFRTKKLRELGGWDPYNMTEDADLGVRIARRGMRTAMLNSYTFEEANSKLWNWIRQRSRWNKGYIQTYLVHMRHPRQLIRELGWRRFLLFQLTFGGNIFLPLVNPILWTVTILELLSPGIFKFLFFYPIVYICMFNLFIGNLVYILLHLGPIIIRKNYTSIPLALAIPAYWVLISVGAWRGAIQLITKPFYWEKTDHGLQRTLPRRGDHEGKN
- a CDS encoding PAS domain-containing protein, translating into MREKIEEILDILPIGILLIDPGSRRIEYANPAALEMMEAPLGEVLGSICHKFICPAEEGRCPILDLGHKVDGSEKVLLRRDGSALPILKSVFRKNLGGKDYLIESFMDISAIKNMRDALSRSERFLRSIIDNLPDPVFVKDREFRYVMVNKAYANYLGRTEDEILGRTDYELYPKEQADFFREWDRKVVDGGSAVDIPEEVSTDASGAVHTLRVRKAPLKDEEGRVTHIIGITVDITTRKQIEEDLRKSGEEIFAIQEATLGIIDKLDLSELLGAILERATSLTGAPDGFIYILQPGGEEAVMAAGIGKFLEYKNFKLKRGQGLSGLTMETGKTQVVNDYQSFSNRIPGFEWIRAIVCTPLRSGQEVIGVIGLSHSEEGKVFDQRAIQLVERLGQIASIALENARLIFKLREEVLRRRDAEEALRRHLEDLERLLEERTEELRKVEEIAAIGRVAAMVGHDLRNPLQVLVNLIYIMEETMAMNEEFARLSKRLKIDLLLGNMKRQIEYMNKIVSDLQDYARPIKPELVETDLREFAEDILSSLSIPEKVKVIIDVERGFKLMIDPGLMKRVFLNMITNAIQAMPDGGSLKISASMDDGMASISFEDTGVGIPRENLDKLFKPLFTTKAKGQGFGLAVCKRIVEAHGGTIGVESELGKGSKFTIKIPIMER
- a CDS encoding response regulator; the protein is MERGRRILVVDDDEAILESLKTILELKGYIVDTAKTGHEAIEKSKANFYNLALLDIKLPDMEGTDLLIKLHGSEPKMMKIMLTGFPSLENAVKALNLGADAYLMKPINPKELLKVIEEKLREQWEAEVMSEEKVREWIETRLKKLHGTT